A single genomic interval of Ramlibacter sp. harbors:
- a CDS encoding regulatory protein GemA, whose product MSKLSRDHRNTELAQIHVAKKQLTEAGIFRGDEDYRQMLWTQGRVTSAAGLDHAGRLKVIDHLRSLGFKPAKSKRPVPAADKLKQIKKIRAQLISLGNLKDRYADGIAQRMFKVDFYEWCNHEQLHAISAALSYEQNRKGAPTK is encoded by the coding sequence GTGAGCAAGCTTTCTCGAGATCACCGCAACACCGAGCTCGCGCAGATCCATGTCGCCAAAAAGCAGCTCACCGAAGCCGGCATCTTTCGCGGCGATGAGGACTACCGTCAGATGCTCTGGACTCAAGGCCGCGTCACGTCTGCCGCTGGCCTGGACCATGCCGGTCGACTCAAGGTGATTGATCACCTCAGAAGCCTGGGCTTCAAGCCAGCGAAGTCCAAACGGCCTGTGCCTGCGGCCGACAAGCTCAAGCAGATCAAGAAGATTCGCGCTCAACTCATCAGTCTGGGCAATCTCAAGGACCGCTACGCGGACGGGATCGCCCAGCGCATGTTCAAGGTCGACTTTTACGAGTGGTGCAACCACGAGCAGCTCCACGCCATCAGCGCAGCGCTCAGCTACGAACAGAATCGTAAAGGCGCGCCCACAAAATGA
- a CDS encoding winged helix-turn-helix domain-containing protein, with translation MKTRIKDLPAGYSFQYGEGKRPAEWHHVGGNVEPLAWATKTQRDLARAIFSRRRTVNRALGDLRQRKLA, from the coding sequence ATGAAGACGCGCATCAAGGACCTGCCTGCGGGTTACAGCTTTCAGTACGGCGAGGGCAAGCGCCCCGCCGAGTGGCATCACGTTGGCGGCAATGTAGAGCCGCTGGCCTGGGCGACCAAGACCCAGCGCGACCTGGCACGCGCGATCTTCTCCCGCCGCCGCACCGTCAATAGGGCGCTCGGCGATCTGCGTCAGAGAAAGCTGGCCTGA